GCATACGAGCGAGATCCCGTCGGATGTAGCGCAGGTGCGCCCATTCCTCCTCCAGGATCACGCGAATGCAGTCACCGACGCTGGGATGCCAGTCACCGCCGCCCCACGGGTTCTCGCGAACCTCGGCGAGCAGTTCTGCCGTGGCCGTGGCGAGAAAGTCGGTCACCAGCTGCTGTCGCTCGGCCCGTACCGCGAGGACCTCCTCGTAGGCCGGCGGCTCGGCGCGGAAGATCGACATGTCGAAGCCCATCTTGTCGGCGCCGGTGAAGATCTGACCGATCTCGTGGAACGGGTGCTGCATCCGCAGGATCCCGCCGCGGAGCCAGGCGTCGGTCGCCAGGATGAGGTGCCGCAGGGTCTGGGCCAAGGACCACTCGTCCTCGACGTGGGCGTCCGCCAGGTCCGGCGGCGTGCTCGCCACCGTCGTCTGCCACGCGGACTGCACAGCGGCCCAACCCTCGCGCAGGCCGGCGGGCGTCTGCGCCTTCTGCAGCTCGCGACCCGGGAACTGCCGGTTGAGCTCGGCTTCCACTAGCGGCACCACGTCGACCCCATTGACGAAGAGGCTGCCGAAGGACAGGTCGTGGCTGTCGATGTCGAGTCCGTCCACATCAACGCCGCGCATCGTCACACCGCTGACATCGGAGAATCGCAGGGTGGCGCCCTTGAAGCTCGCCCTGACGAAGGCCGCGCCTTCGAACTCCTTCGTGCCGGAATAGGTCGTCATCGCTCTATCATCACCGCTATCGGCGACAGTCGTGGGACATCGGCACCAACGACGGTCGCCCAGACAGGTCAACGGATGTCGCGCCGATACCACCTAAACTGACGTGAGGCAGCGTCGGGATAGGCGAGCGCACATCGACATGAGAGTGCGTACGTCCGTGTCAACCTCGCTTACGCGAAATCGTGGATATGGACGAAATTCCTCGACCGCCCGGTCGTCGAAGTACTGCTGCAGCGGGCCAAAGCCGGAGCCAACGACCGCGCTACGTTTTAGGTTGGTGCGGTATCCGAAAATTAAGCGATAGTAGACGATCAAATTGGGCGGCGTGAGGCCTTTTCTTCGGGCTTTCGTCGGACTTGCCTCCACCCCACACGCGCTACTTGATGACGGAAAGATGCGTCTCGACAAAGGGTGCCGGTAGCGGGACGATTCGTGTATGAACGAAAGCTATGACAGTGGACGGGGCGCGGCTTCGGGCACGGCAGCCACTGGGACGGATGTCCTAGCCAGGGAGACGTACCGTCACTTGAGGCTGATGTTGGCGACCTTGCCAGCGCTGATTCTGCTCGCGATACTCGCTTTAGCCCTCAGAGGAACAGTCGAGGACTCCATCAGCGCGTATTACGGGCAGCCTGTCCGAGACCTCTTCGTCGGAGCAATGGTCGGCATCGCGGTCTGCCTGATCGTCTACCGTGGGTTCCCGCCATTCGAGGACTACGCCTTGAATTTGGCCGGCTTCTTCGCCTTCTTCGTAGCATTCGTGCCCAACACGCTGGCGGATGACCTCGCGAAGCTCTCCGAGGCAGACCGCAGCGAGGCACTGTTCGGACTTCGGGCTTCCATAGCAGCCGTAGTGTTAGCGACGCTCCTCTTCGTCGGCATGGAATGGCGCCTTGGTCACTGGACTCTTCCAACTTTGTGGCAACGACCAATCACGAGGTGGGTACTAATAGTTGCCAATGTGCTCGTGGGTGTTTTTCTCGTGCTGGTGGTGGTGAATGGC
The DNA window shown above is from Jatrophihabitans sp. and carries:
- a CDS encoding DinB family protein, with protein sequence MTTYSGTKEFEGAAFVRASFKGATLRFSDVSGVTMRGVDVDGLDIDSHDLSFGSLFVNGVDVVPLVEAELNRQFPGRELQKAQTPAGLREGWAAVQSAWQTTVASTPPDLADAHVEDEWSLAQTLRHLILATDAWLRGGILRMQHPFHEIGQIFTGADKMGFDMSIFRAEPPAYEEVLAVRAERQQLVTDFLATATAELLAEVRENPWGGGDWHPSVGDCIRVILEEEWAHLRYIRRDLARMR